A part of Solibacillus sp. FSL H8-0538 genomic DNA contains:
- a CDS encoding S-layer homology domain-containing protein produces the protein MKSKIVLVLMALFVSNIVATTAHAQKFADIQGYATDTQAQVFNLAARNIIKGTSATTFSPNANITRGQVVKMMGRYVEASGLMQVPTNWEQGDRFNDVLRETPDRELRKYSALLHDMGVFEGQRGKLKPNELMTRENMALVLERLVSSLREYSLIDYAYDLPANVTDLTNAKVEARPFIEALNALQISTVPEFKPKDTVKRVHFASFLMKTIELIELDRQVLYFERTAEELGFSRIETVKTIEGSRYTVTFDEQALSLYTKFNGDEQIKEDILITGTDLFGRPHESSMRLVNTFLNNRELSIIPEYRPGEHGSLSVTLFLMHAYTEEVWTNTKTGQQFSYSTPYYDDNGVFINFNQRSTPIFEHTFTGYVMKRVDGKIVRTPKSETYRYYYDYEGVMITDNTATNYINDSRYSVTSDGDVTFNGEIMTDREFYYLPTVRPVALHWNNVFGGFTYPEDATLEEILAFHATDGKKSSIPTTFMHPTVIIMDQDKNIYAEMDLRDVTFGTFTEMK, from the coding sequence ATGAAGAGTAAGATTGTACTAGTATTAATGGCACTTTTTGTATCAAATATTGTAGCGACAACTGCGCATGCACAGAAGTTTGCTGATATACAAGGCTATGCAACAGATACACAAGCGCAAGTATTCAATTTAGCTGCGCGTAATATTATTAAAGGAACGTCTGCCACAACCTTTTCACCGAACGCCAATATCACGCGTGGTCAAGTAGTGAAGATGATGGGGCGTTATGTAGAAGCAAGTGGTCTCATGCAAGTACCGACAAACTGGGAACAGGGCGACCGATTTAATGACGTGCTAAGAGAAACACCAGATCGTGAGCTCCGTAAATACTCTGCGCTATTACATGATATGGGTGTATTCGAAGGGCAACGTGGCAAATTAAAGCCAAATGAACTGATGACGCGTGAAAATATGGCGCTCGTACTGGAACGACTTGTATCCAGCTTACGTGAATATTCACTGATTGATTACGCATACGATTTACCTGCTAATGTAACGGACTTAACCAATGCGAAGGTAGAGGCACGTCCTTTTATTGAGGCGCTTAATGCACTGCAAATCTCAACAGTGCCGGAGTTTAAGCCAAAAGATACGGTTAAGCGCGTTCATTTTGCATCCTTTTTAATGAAAACGATCGAGCTCATTGAACTTGATCGTCAAGTGCTGTACTTCGAACGTACCGCGGAGGAGCTTGGATTTTCACGGATCGAGACTGTTAAAACGATAGAAGGTTCACGATATACCGTTACGTTTGATGAGCAAGCATTGTCTTTATATACGAAATTCAATGGTGATGAACAAATTAAAGAAGACATTTTAATTACTGGAACGGATTTATTTGGACGACCTCATGAATCATCAATGAGGCTAGTGAATACGTTCCTTAATAATAGAGAACTAAGTATCATCCCTGAGTATCGTCCGGGTGAGCATGGTTCACTATCGGTTACGCTCTTCCTCATGCATGCCTATACAGAGGAAGTGTGGACGAATACGAAAACCGGACAGCAGTTTAGCTATTCAACGCCGTATTATGATGATAACGGTGTGTTCATTAATTTTAATCAGCGTAGCACCCCGATTTTTGAGCATACGTTTACTGGCTATGTTATGAAGCGTGTGGACGGCAAAATTGTGCGCACACCGAAATCGGAGACATACCGCTATTATTATGACTATGAAGGCGTTATGATTACTGATAATACGGCCACGAATTATATAAATGATAGTCGCTACAGTGTGACCAGTGATGGAGACGTCACATTTAACGGTGAAATTATGACGGACCGAGAATTTTATTATTTACCAACTGTTCGACCAGTTGCATTACACTGGAATAATGTATTCGGAGGCTTCACATATCCGGAAGATGCGACACTTGAGGAGATTTTGGCGTTCCATGCAACGGACGGCAAGAAATCAAGCATCCCAACTACATTTATGCATCCTACCGTCATCATTATGGATCAGGACAAAAATATTTATGCGGAAATGGATTTACGTGACGTGACATTCGGTACATTTACTGAAATGAAATAA
- a CDS encoding methionine biosynthesis PLP-dependent protein, which translates to MSDRKIETKLVQLGNLSDAKTGAVNPPIYMSTAYKHAGIGQSTGYDYTRTKNPTRDILENGIAELEGGDAGFACSSGMAAVQLVLSLFKPNDELIVPDDLYGGTYRLFKTFAETYNINPVYNTFTSVDEVAALINDNTKALFIETPTNPLMQEIDLVAYAELAKAHNLLLIVDNTFYTPYFQRPIELGADIVLHSATKYIGGHNDVLAGLVVAKGAELVEKLAFAHNGMGLVLAPMDSWLIIRGLKTLHLRLKQHDANAKKVAAYLESEPLVKNVLYTGKGGMLSFRIQEPEMVNPFLQNMKLITFAESLGGVESFITYPATQTHADMPYEERVARGVCDRLLRFSVGIEEADDIIADLQQVFESLRGEFACQNA; encoded by the coding sequence ATGTCAGATCGTAAAATTGAAACGAAATTAGTACAACTAGGTAATTTAAGCGATGCCAAAACAGGTGCAGTCAACCCACCGATTTATATGTCAACAGCTTACAAGCATGCAGGAATTGGCCAATCAACTGGCTATGACTACACACGTACCAAAAACCCGACGCGTGATATTTTAGAAAACGGGATTGCCGAGCTTGAAGGCGGCGATGCTGGTTTTGCCTGTAGTTCAGGTATGGCAGCTGTTCAATTAGTGCTTTCTTTATTTAAACCAAATGACGAATTAATCGTGCCTGATGATCTATACGGCGGGACTTACCGCCTGTTTAAAACATTCGCAGAAACGTACAATATTAACCCCGTTTACAACACATTTACATCAGTTGATGAAGTAGCAGCGCTTATTAACGACAATACGAAAGCATTATTTATCGAAACACCTACAAACCCGTTAATGCAGGAAATCGATTTAGTTGCTTATGCGGAGCTAGCAAAAGCGCATAACCTACTATTAATTGTTGACAATACATTTTATACTCCATACTTCCAACGCCCAATTGAGCTTGGAGCAGACATCGTATTACATAGCGCAACAAAATACATCGGCGGACATAATGACGTACTCGCAGGGCTTGTTGTTGCAAAAGGTGCTGAGCTAGTAGAAAAACTAGCATTTGCTCATAACGGTATGGGCTTAGTACTTGCGCCAATGGATTCTTGGTTAATTATTCGGGGCTTGAAAACACTGCACCTTCGCTTAAAACAGCATGATGCAAATGCGAAAAAGGTAGCGGCTTATTTAGAGAGCGAGCCACTTGTGAAAAACGTCCTGTATACAGGTAAAGGCGGTATGCTATCATTCCGTATACAAGAACCTGAAATGGTCAACCCTTTCCTACAAAATATGAAACTAATTACGTTTGCTGAAAGTCTTGGTGGGGTTGAGAGCTTCATTACCTACCCTGCGACACAAACACATGCGGATATGCCGTATGAGGAACGTGTGGCGCGCGGTGTATGTGATCGCCTACTTCGCTTCTCTGTCGGTATTGAAGAAGCCGATGATATTATTGCAGATTTACAACAAGTATTTGAAAGCTTACGAGGTGAATTCGCATGTCAGAACGCATAG
- the ilvD gene encoding dihydroxy-acid dehydratase, translating into MRSDMIKLGVDRAPHRSLLYATGKVKARDLEKPFIGVCNSYIDIIPGHVHLREFAEVVKEAIIEAGGIPFEFNTIGVDDGIAMGHIGMRYSLPSREIIADSAETVINAHWFDGVFYIPNCDKITPGMLMAAVRTNVPSVFVSGGPMEAGTSANGKQLSLTSVFEGVGAHKAGNMTAEELLDIENNACPTCGSCSGMFTANSMNCLMEMLGVALPGNGTIVATSDERHQLIKEAAKHLVRMIKEDVKPRDIITKEAIDDAFALDMAMGGSTNTVLHTLAIANEAEIDYKIEDINKVAERVPYLAKIMPASDISMDDICKAGGVQAIINELTKIPGAIHPDRPTISGVTMRELVKDYHITDDKIIRTKDNPYSPVGGLSVLFGNIAPEGSVIKVGAVDPSIKQFIGEAIVFESQEEAQEAIDQGIVREGHVVVIRYEGPKGGPGMPEMLAPTSAIQGRGLGTKVALITDGRFSGASRGISIGHISPEAAEGGPIALIENGDTIAIDLPNRTINLEVSEELLAERRTKLPVFEPKIKRGWLARYSALVTNASQGGVMKI; encoded by the coding sequence ATGAGAAGCGATATGATTAAGCTTGGGGTAGACCGTGCTCCACACCGTAGCCTTCTTTATGCTACAGGGAAAGTGAAGGCAAGAGATTTAGAGAAGCCATTCATCGGTGTATGTAACTCGTATATTGATATTATTCCAGGACATGTCCACTTACGCGAGTTTGCGGAAGTTGTCAAGGAAGCTATTATTGAAGCAGGCGGTATTCCATTTGAGTTCAATACAATTGGTGTTGATGATGGAATTGCAATGGGTCACATTGGCATGCGTTATTCATTGCCATCACGTGAAATTATTGCAGACTCAGCTGAAACAGTTATTAACGCGCACTGGTTCGACGGTGTATTTTACATCCCGAACTGCGATAAAATTACACCAGGGATGCTGATGGCAGCTGTACGTACAAACGTACCATCTGTTTTCGTATCAGGTGGCCCGATGGAAGCAGGTACATCTGCAAACGGTAAGCAATTATCATTAACAAGTGTATTTGAAGGCGTCGGCGCACATAAAGCAGGGAACATGACAGCTGAGGAGCTACTTGATATTGAGAACAATGCATGTCCAACATGTGGTTCTTGCTCAGGCATGTTCACAGCGAACTCGATGAACTGCTTAATGGAGATGTTAGGTGTTGCACTACCAGGTAACGGCACAATTGTCGCAACGAGTGATGAGCGTCACCAACTAATTAAAGAGGCAGCAAAACATTTAGTTCGTATGATTAAAGAAGATGTTAAACCGCGCGATATTATTACAAAAGAAGCGATTGATGACGCATTTGCACTAGATATGGCTATGGGTGGATCGACAAATACTGTACTCCACACATTAGCAATCGCAAACGAGGCAGAAATTGATTATAAAATCGAAGACATTAATAAAGTCGCTGAACGCGTTCCGTATTTAGCGAAAATTATGCCAGCTTCTGACATATCTATGGATGATATTTGCAAAGCAGGCGGTGTCCAAGCGATTATTAATGAATTAACGAAAATTCCTGGTGCTATCCATCCTGACCGTCCAACTATTTCGGGCGTGACGATGCGTGAGCTTGTGAAAGATTATCACATTACTGATGACAAAATCATTCGTACGAAAGATAATCCATATTCTCCTGTTGGTGGTTTGTCTGTATTATTTGGCAACATCGCACCGGAAGGCTCTGTTATTAAAGTTGGTGCTGTTGATCCTTCGATTAAACAGTTTATCGGCGAAGCAATTGTGTTTGAATCACAAGAGGAAGCACAAGAAGCGATTGATCAAGGCATTGTACGCGAAGGCCATGTGGTTGTTATTCGCTACGAAGGGCCAAAAGGTGGTCCAGGAATGCCAGAAATGCTTGCTCCGACTTCAGCAATTCAAGGTCGCGGGTTAGGAACGAAAGTCGCACTTATTACAGACGGACGTTTCTCTGGTGCATCTCGAGGAATTTCAATTGGTCATATTTCACCTGAAGCAGCAGAAGGCGGTCCAATCGCTTTGATTGAAAACGGTGATACAATTGCGATCGATTTACCAAACCGTACGATTAATCTAGAAGTATCTGAAGAGTTACTTGCAGAACGTCGCACAAAATTACCTGTTTTTGAACCGAAAATTAAACGCGGTTGGTTAGCCCGTTACTCAGCATTAGTAACGAATGCTTCTCAAGGCGGCGTTATGAAAATCTAA
- a CDS encoding dihydrofolate reductase family protein, which produces MRRVKMFIAMSLDGFIATEDEQLDWLYSVEGEGDNGYGKFMEQVDCVLIGRKTYDWIRRESPNEFPYKDQTCYVFSRTPQEQTQHVTFIQEDIGSFIKPLKTELGRTIWVVGGGEILRACLEANVIDEIIVTIAPVILGKGVPLFVGLAQQKSLTLIGTQQFNQFIELHYKVNVAESC; this is translated from the coding sequence ATGAGAAGGGTAAAAATGTTTATCGCAATGAGTTTGGATGGTTTTATCGCGACGGAAGACGAGCAATTGGATTGGCTTTATTCAGTAGAAGGTGAAGGGGATAATGGCTACGGCAAATTTATGGAACAGGTAGATTGTGTGCTAATTGGTCGTAAAACATATGATTGGATTAGGCGAGAATCACCAAACGAATTCCCATACAAAGATCAAACGTGCTACGTGTTTAGCCGTACCCCCCAGGAGCAAACGCAACATGTAACATTTATCCAAGAAGACATAGGATCCTTTATTAAACCACTAAAGACTGAATTAGGTCGTACCATTTGGGTAGTAGGTGGTGGTGAAATACTGCGTGCTTGTCTTGAAGCGAATGTAATCGATGAAATCATTGTCACAATAGCACCTGTAATTTTAGGGAAAGGTGTACCGCTCTTTGTAGGACTTGCCCAACAAAAATCGCTTACTTTAATTGGTACACAACAGTTTAATCAATTTATTGAATTGCATTATAAAGTTAATGTTGCGGAGAGTTGTTGA
- a CDS encoding lytic transglycosylase domain-containing protein, whose translation MANNKKKKPLISPSMKLFLIVLLIPVSITVYFLAYLAWDDLRKLSIFEGFGERSVYEQIQENFDLAIPLEYIPIYVAAEEKYQVPWTLLAAHHRIETRFSTTRTLISPVGAEGHMQFMPCTFVGWKHPSCKGLGEGEIADGEKMNPAMIKKYGGYGIDANGDGKADPFNIEDAVYSAANFLSKAGVAKGELKKAIFQYNHSDEYVEDVLHYYKMYRDYDNQLKQIALEQ comes from the coding sequence ATGGCAAATAACAAGAAGAAGAAACCACTCATTTCGCCTAGTATGAAGCTGTTTTTAATTGTATTACTCATTCCAGTTTCGATTACAGTCTATTTTTTGGCATATTTAGCGTGGGATGATTTACGGAAGCTCTCCATCTTTGAAGGGTTTGGCGAGCGTTCAGTTTACGAGCAAATTCAAGAAAATTTCGATTTAGCAATTCCTCTCGAATATATTCCAATCTATGTGGCAGCGGAAGAAAAATATCAAGTTCCTTGGACACTACTTGCTGCACATCATCGTATTGAAACACGTTTTTCAACGACGAGAACGCTTATTTCTCCAGTAGGTGCAGAAGGACATATGCAGTTTATGCCATGTACGTTTGTTGGTTGGAAACATCCGTCCTGCAAAGGTCTTGGCGAAGGAGAAATTGCTGATGGAGAAAAAATGAATCCAGCTATGATAAAAAAATACGGTGGCTACGGGATCGATGCGAATGGGGACGGGAAGGCCGATCCATTTAATATTGAGGATGCCGTATATTCTGCGGCTAATTTTCTATCCAAAGCCGGTGTTGCGAAGGGCGAGCTAAAAAAAGCAATCTTCCAATACAATCATAGTGATGAATATGTAGAAGATGTTTTGCACTACTATAAGATGTATCGAGATTACGATAATCAATTAAAACAAATTGCCCTAGAACAATAA
- a CDS encoding aminotransferase class I/II-fold pyridoxal phosphate-dependent enzyme, protein MSERIETALIHGAIREGYADKKGAVNVPMYLSSTFHQESIDEFGEYDYARSGNPTRAALEKAIAELEGGERGFAFATGMAAVSACFMILSAGDHIVITEDVYGGSYRFVTKVLPRFGITHTFVDFTDVDAVRAAVRPETKLIYMETPSNPTLGITDIRAIVEIARETGALTFLDNTFMTPLHQRPLELGVDVVIHSATKFLSGHSDIVAGLVVTKDAELGDRIYFVQNSFGSVLGVQDSYTLIQNMKTTAVRFNEETRVAERIAKFLEVHPLVEKVYYPGLASHPGHDIHASQSTSNGAVLSFSLPSYSVAKAFVSAMKIPVFAVSLGGVESILSYPAKMSHAAMEPEERAKRGITDGLLRFSVGLENEDDLLEDFAQALKAAAEVATV, encoded by the coding sequence ATGTCAGAACGCATAGAAACAGCGCTAATTCACGGCGCAATTCGTGAAGGCTATGCCGATAAAAAAGGTGCGGTCAACGTGCCAATGTATTTATCGTCCACATTCCACCAAGAATCAATCGATGAGTTCGGTGAGTATGATTATGCACGTTCAGGTAACCCAACACGTGCAGCACTTGAAAAAGCAATCGCTGAACTTGAAGGCGGCGAGCGTGGATTCGCGTTTGCAACTGGAATGGCTGCAGTGTCTGCTTGCTTTATGATTTTATCTGCTGGCGACCATATTGTTATTACCGAAGATGTGTACGGTGGTTCGTACCGTTTTGTCACAAAAGTTCTACCGCGCTTTGGCATTACACATACATTTGTCGATTTTACAGATGTAGATGCAGTACGTGCGGCTGTTCGGCCTGAAACAAAATTAATCTACATGGAAACACCGTCAAATCCAACATTAGGTATTACTGATATACGCGCAATTGTTGAAATTGCACGTGAAACTGGCGCCCTAACATTCCTTGATAATACATTCATGACACCACTGCATCAGCGCCCACTCGAATTAGGTGTAGATGTGGTCATTCATTCAGCGACGAAGTTTTTATCAGGTCACTCTGATATTGTAGCGGGTCTTGTTGTAACGAAGGATGCCGAGCTTGGCGACCGAATTTACTTCGTCCAAAACTCATTTGGCTCGGTACTCGGTGTACAAGATTCCTATACACTGATCCAAAACATGAAAACGACGGCAGTTCGCTTTAACGAGGAAACACGAGTAGCAGAACGTATTGCTAAATTCCTTGAAGTACATCCACTTGTTGAAAAAGTATACTATCCTGGCCTTGCAAGTCACCCAGGACACGACATTCACGCGTCACAATCAACATCAAATGGTGCCGTGCTATCCTTTAGTCTTCCAAGCTATTCGGTTGCAAAAGCGTTTGTTTCTGCGATGAAAATTCCAGTATTTGCGGTAAGTCTCGGTGGTGTGGAATCAATCTTAAGCTACCCTGCCAAAATGAGTCATGCGGCAATGGAGCCAGAAGAACGCGCAAAACGTGGCATTACAGACGGGCTACTTCGCTTCTCTGTTGGGCTTGAAAATGAAGATGATTTACTAGAAGACTTTGCGCAGGCATTAAAAGCTGCCGCTGAGGTTGCAACAGTTTAA
- a CDS encoding dienelactone hydrolase family protein has protein sequence MYTISEKNERVTILLHEIYGVNKYIHHFANRLSQDGMDVVCPDLLGGNVFSYEQQAEAYQYFMTEVGFERAAAEMKDLIQSLQTQYKEVYLVGFSIGATVAWLCSEQEGISGIVGYSGTRIRDYLDITPECRTLLLFARYEASVNVDSMIPALTRKQVEVVRIAGSHGFADVYAPTYTMHSSNRAYALVTEFFAKKSRKIIS, from the coding sequence ATGTATACAATTAGTGAAAAAAACGAACGAGTGACGATTCTTTTGCACGAAATTTACGGCGTTAATAAGTATATACATCATTTTGCGAATCGACTTTCACAAGATGGTATGGATGTCGTCTGTCCAGACTTATTAGGGGGCAATGTTTTTAGTTATGAACAACAAGCAGAGGCGTATCAATATTTTATGACAGAAGTTGGCTTTGAACGAGCGGCAGCTGAAATGAAAGACCTCATACAGTCTTTGCAAACACAATATAAAGAAGTGTATCTAGTCGGCTTTAGCATTGGGGCTACAGTTGCTTGGCTGTGTAGTGAACAAGAGGGGATTAGTGGTATTGTCGGGTACTCCGGCACGCGTATTCGTGACTACTTAGACATTACACCCGAGTGTCGTACGTTACTCCTTTTCGCGCGCTACGAGGCTTCGGTTAACGTCGATTCAATGATACCCGCGCTTACCCGCAAGCAAGTAGAAGTTGTGCGAATCGCTGGAAGTCACGGCTTCGCGGATGTATACGCACCAACGTATACGATGCACTCAAGCAACCGAGCATACGCATTGGTTACTGAATTTTTCGCAAAAAAAAGTAGAAAAATTATTAGCTGA
- a CDS encoding cysteine hydrolase family protein, whose translation MKRALLVIDYTVDFVAPDGKLTCGEPGQALEGKIVSIIEEFIASGDLVVFANDVHYEGDTLHPETKLFPPHNLYRTAGRDLYGKVKTAYEKNKDVCIFLDKTRYSAFAGTKLGILLAERRIMDVHLVGVCTDICVLHTAVDAYNSGYSITVHADAVASFNAQGHDWALGHFKGSLGANVI comes from the coding sequence ATGAAACGAGCATTACTTGTAATTGACTATACGGTGGATTTTGTTGCACCAGACGGGAAATTAACTTGTGGCGAACCTGGTCAAGCATTAGAAGGAAAAATCGTATCAATAATCGAGGAATTTATTGCGAGTGGCGATCTGGTTGTCTTTGCAAATGATGTCCATTATGAGGGAGATACGCTTCACCCTGAAACAAAATTATTCCCTCCGCATAATCTATATAGAACAGCTGGACGCGATTTATATGGCAAAGTAAAGACGGCTTACGAAAAGAATAAGGACGTCTGCATTTTTTTAGATAAAACTCGTTATAGTGCATTTGCTGGTACCAAATTGGGTATTCTATTAGCAGAACGTCGTATTATGGATGTTCATTTAGTCGGCGTGTGTACGGATATTTGCGTGCTGCATACTGCAGTAGACGCTTATAACAGCGGCTATTCCATTACAGTACATGCGGACGCTGTGGCAAGCTTTAACGCGCAAGGACATGACTGGGCACTAGGTCATTTTAAAGGGTCGCTTGGGGCAAATGTGATTTAA
- the mscL gene encoding large conductance mechanosensitive channel protein MscL, with translation MWKDFKEFAMRGNVMDLAIAVVIGGAFGKIVTSLVENIITPLIGVLTGGIDFNDNFIWKVGDAKVQFGAFIQSIIDFLIIAFAIFMALRLLSKLNRKKEEVVAEKPVTVIDTKEELLKEIRDLLKKEQA, from the coding sequence ATGTGGAAAGATTTTAAAGAATTCGCGATGCGCGGAAATGTAATGGATCTTGCAATCGCTGTTGTAATCGGTGGTGCATTCGGAAAAATCGTTACTTCATTAGTAGAAAATATAATTACACCATTGATCGGTGTATTAACTGGTGGTATTGATTTCAATGATAACTTCATTTGGAAAGTAGGCGACGCGAAAGTCCAATTTGGGGCATTTATTCAATCGATTATTGACTTCCTTATTATCGCCTTTGCAATCTTCATGGCACTTCGACTTTTGAGCAAGCTAAACCGAAAGAAGGAAGAGGTTGTCGCGGAAAAACCTGTAACTGTAATTGATACAAAAGAAGAATTACTAAAAGAAATCCGTGATTTACTAAAAAAAGAGCAAGCCTAA
- the ilvB gene encoding biosynthetic-type acetolactate synthase large subunit has product MSANVSVNEQLDVSSEAQEVKKPRDGADILIQSLHDQGVDIIFGYPGGAVLQIYDAMYRNPIRHILTRHEQGAIHAAEGYARVTNKPGVVIATSGPGATNLVTGIADAMIDSIPLVIFTGQVATSVIGTDAFQEADIMGITTPITKHNYQVQDVKDIPRIINEAFHIANTGRKGPVLIDFPKNVSQSIFNENIPTTPEEIYLPGYQPNSKPNYLQIQKAIQAISLAKKPLVLAGAGVLFADARGELTEFVEKYKLPVINTLLGLGSIHGEHEQFYGMAGMHGTVTANNAITKADLLINIGARFDDRLTGSLATFAPNATIVHIDIDPAEIGKNVPTDIPIVADAKEALKALLKKEFDAPDTTAWLEYLNESKKEYPLWYEADGVETLPQQALELIHKITNGDAIVTTDVGQHQMWTAQYYRLNNDHGWVTSGGLGTMGFGFPAAIGAQFAKPDKKVISIVGDAGFQMTNQELALLKEFNLPVKVVILNNQCLGMVRQWQETFYDERYSSSLIPVQPDFVKLADAYGVKGYRINTLAEAEAILTEAINSDEPVVIDCRVKQLENVYPMVAPGKGLHEMIGVKKG; this is encoded by the coding sequence ATGAGTGCAAATGTTTCAGTAAATGAACAACTTGATGTAAGTTCAGAAGCACAAGAAGTGAAGAAGCCGCGAGATGGTGCTGATATTTTAATTCAGTCATTACATGATCAAGGCGTTGATATAATTTTCGGCTATCCGGGCGGAGCGGTATTACAAATTTATGATGCAATGTATCGCAACCCAATTCGTCACATTTTAACTCGTCACGAACAAGGTGCGATTCACGCTGCTGAAGGTTACGCACGTGTAACAAACAAACCAGGCGTTGTTATTGCCACATCTGGACCAGGCGCAACGAACCTTGTCACAGGTATTGCTGATGCGATGATAGACTCGATTCCCCTTGTTATTTTCACAGGGCAGGTTGCGACGTCAGTAATCGGTACGGATGCATTCCAAGAGGCGGACATTATGGGGATTACAACACCTATTACTAAGCACAACTACCAAGTGCAAGACGTGAAAGATATCCCACGTATCATTAATGAAGCGTTCCATATTGCGAATACAGGTCGTAAAGGTCCAGTATTAATTGACTTCCCGAAAAACGTGTCTCAATCAATATTTAATGAAAATATTCCAACGACACCGGAAGAAATTTACTTACCAGGCTATCAACCCAATTCTAAACCGAACTACTTACAAATTCAAAAAGCAATTCAAGCTATTTCGTTAGCGAAGAAGCCGTTAGTATTAGCAGGTGCAGGTGTGTTATTTGCCGATGCGCGTGGAGAATTGACTGAATTTGTCGAAAAGTACAAATTACCTGTCATTAACACATTGCTTGGACTTGGTAGCATTCACGGCGAACACGAGCAGTTTTACGGTATGGCGGGAATGCACGGTACAGTAACAGCGAATAATGCGATTACAAAAGCAGACTTACTTATTAATATCGGTGCACGCTTTGATGACCGTTTAACAGGGAGCTTAGCTACCTTTGCCCCGAATGCAACAATCGTGCACATCGATATTGATCCTGCGGAAATCGGTAAAAATGTACCTACTGATATCCCAATCGTCGCAGATGCTAAAGAAGCATTAAAAGCACTACTGAAAAAAGAATTTGACGCACCGGATACAACAGCTTGGTTGGAGTATTTAAATGAAAGTAAAAAAGAGTATCCGTTATGGTACGAAGCTGATGGTGTTGAAACATTACCACAGCAAGCACTTGAACTCATTCATAAAATTACGAACGGTGATGCAATTGTTACAACCGACGTAGGCCAACACCAAATGTGGACTGCGCAGTATTACCGCTTAAACAACGACCATGGCTGGGTAACGTCAGGTGGTCTTGGGACAATGGGCTTCGGCTTTCCAGCTGCAATTGGCGCACAATTTGCGAAACCAGACAAGAAAGTTATCTCGATTGTTGGGGACGCAGGATTCCAAATGACAAACCAAGAATTGGCGTTATTAAAAGAATTCAATTTACCAGTAAAAGTTGTGATTTTAAACAATCAGTGCTTGGGAATGGTTCGCCAATGGCAAGAAACATTCTATGACGAACGCTATTCATCATCACTTATTCCAGTACAACCGGATTTCGTAAAACTAGCAGATGCATATGGGGTTAAAGGATACCGCATTAATACTTTAGCAGAAGCGGAGGCAATTCTCACAGAAGCAATTAACTCAGATGAGCCAGTTGTCATTGATTGCCGCGTGAAGCAGCTAGAAAACGTTTATCCAATGGTTGCACCAGGAAAAGGACTACACGAAATGATCGGGGTGAAGAAGGGGTGA
- a CDS encoding GlsB/YeaQ/YmgE family stress response membrane protein encodes MSFIWFLIIGGVLGWLAGVILGKDIPGGVIGNIVAGIIGSWIGSTLLGNWGWKVSDFYVFPALIGAVVLIFIVSFILKAMRKAT; translated from the coding sequence ATGAGTTTTATTTGGTTCCTAATTATTGGAGGAGTGCTCGGTTGGCTAGCCGGTGTCATTTTAGGCAAGGATATTCCTGGAGGCGTTATTGGTAATATTGTTGCGGGGATTATCGGTTCTTGGATTGGTAGTACTTTACTCGGCAATTGGGGTTGGAAAGTTTCAGACTTTTATGTATTCCCTGCATTAATTGGGGCCGTTGTCTTAATTTTTATCGTAAGTTTTATTTTAAAAGCAATGCGCAAAGCAACGTAA